The region TGCAAATGGCGGTGTTGATGCCCGGCAAGCCGCCCATGCTGCCCAGCACGGCGAAGATCAGAATCGCGGAAGGGATGATGCCGCGCAGGCATTTCTTCCACAGCGCCCAGCCTTGCAGGGTGCGGGCCGACTTTGGCACTCCCGGTAAATAGTCCGGCTTGATGCGGCTCAGCGCAAAGGTGTAGATCGCAAAGATCAGCACCTGCAGAATCGAGGGGCCCCAGGCGGCCTTGTACATATCGCCCACCGAGCGGCCCAGCTGATCGGCCAGCACCACCAGCACCAGCGAGGGCGGCACCAACTGCGTGATAGTGCCCGAGGCCGCCAGCACGCCGGTGGCATAGCGCATGTTGTAGCCGTAGCGCATCATCACCGGCAGCGAGATCATCGCCATCGCAATCACCTGGCCGGCCACCGTGCCGGTGATGGCGCCGAGAATGAAGCCGACGATGATGACCGAATAGCCGAGGCCGCCGCGCACCGGGCCGAAGAGCTGGCCCATCGAGTCGAGCATGTCCTCGGCGAGGCCACAGCGCTCCAGCAGGGCGCCCATCAAGGTGAAAAAAGGGATGGCCAGCAGCAAGTCGTTGGACAAGATGCCAAAGACGTTCTGCGGCAGATTGCTCATGAACTCGGCCGGGAACCAGCCTTGCGAGACCGCAAAAAAGCCGCAAGCCAGGCCTAGGGACGCCAGCGAAAAGGCGACAGGGAAGCCAATCAGCAGAACGGCGATCAGGCCCGCGAACATCAGCGGCGGGAAGCTCTCCATCGCCATCATCATTGCAGCGGCCTTTCGTAGTGAATGTCCATCTCCAGGCGATGGTTCAGCCAGGCCGCGCGCTTGATCAGCTCGGCCAAGCCTTGTAAGCAAACGAGGCCAAAGCCCAGGGGTAGCAGCAGCGCGGCCGGCCAGCGGATCAGGCCGCCGGCATTGGCCGACACTTCGCCGCTGCTGAACAGCTTCCACAGATAGGGGCCAAGTCCTAGGCTGGCCACGCTATCGCCCGGCTGCATGCCGGTGCTGAGTTTGAGCCAGAACATATCGGCGGAAAGCCAGGCCAGATAGGCCATCACGGGCAGCAGGAAAAACACCAGGCCCAGGAGATCCAGCCAGACCTTGCCGCGCCCGGACAGGCGGCTGTAAAGCAGGTCCACCCGCACATGCTCATTGAGCTTGAGCACCTCGGCCGCGCCCAGCATCACGCAGGCAGCAAAGAGGTACCACTGGATTTCGGTGAAGGCGTTGGCGCTGTAGTCAAAACCGTAGCGCACCAGCGCATTGGCGGCGCTGATCAGGCAAGACAGCAGCACCGCCCAGCTGGCCAGGCGGCCAAAGCGGGCGCTGAGTCGATCGATCGCCCGGGCGAGGGCAAGAAGGGCATTCATGACACATCCTCTGCTGGCGGCTTGGGCCAACCAACAAAAAGTGAAGGGCGCAAAGCGCCCGATGTGTCACTGTAGCGAGGCGCGCTGCCCTTGCCGGGCGAAACGCCGCTGATCCAGGGAAACTACCGAGGAATCAGAGTGCCGAAGCCGCTGCAAACAGGCGCGACGAGCGCGCACCTGAGCGGCAGAAGGCCAGAATCGGTTTGGGCAGGCTGTCCAGCAGCGCGCGGAAGGCTTCAATTTCTTCCGGCGACTGGTAGCCGCCCTGCACGGGCAGATGCTGGTAAGCCAAGCCCGCTGCTGCGGCGGCTTGGGCCATGTCGGCGCTGGTGGGCTGATCGGGGCCGCCTTCGAAATCGGGGCGGTTGTTGATCACGCTCTTGAAACCGGCGTCTGCGGCTTCCTGCATCGCTTGTGGCGCCAATTGCGGGGCCACGCACAGCTCAGGCGTCAGGGCTTGGATAGGTAGGCTCATGATGCTGACCTCGCTTGGGCAGAACTCAGTTGCTGAGGGCTTGCTTGACGGCGCCCGACACCAGGCCCATATCGGCCTTGCCTGCCAGCTGCGCCTTGACGGCGGCCATCACGCGGCCCATATCGGCGGCGCCCTTGGCACCCAATTCGCTCACGATGGCGCCCACGGCAGCCGTGATTTCTTCGGCCGACATGCGCTGCGGCAGATAGGCTTCGAGGATGCTCAGCTCGGCAGCTTCCTTGTCGGCCAGATCCTGGCGACCGCCGGCGATGAATTGGGTGATGGAGTCTTTGCGCTGCTTGACCAGCTTATCGACGATGGCGATCAAGGCCACATCGTCCACCACCACGCGCTCATCCACTTCCTTTTGCTTCACGGCTGCCAGCAGGCCACGGATGGTGGTCAGCTTGTCGGCTTCCTTGGCGCGCATGGCGTTCTTCATGTCGTCGGTGATGCGGTCTTTCAAGCTCATGGCTAGTCCTTGGCAGAGAGGGAAGGTAATTCGTGGAAATGGTGGGGTAGTAAAAGAAAAAGCCCGCGACAGCGTCCTGTGCGGGCTCTTTCTAGCAGATCTCTGAACTTCGCAAGACGCCGGGGCTACTTGCGAGTATCGAAGGGATCAGTACAGCTTCTTGGGCAGCTGCATGCTGCGCACGCGCTTGTAGTGACGCTTGACGGCAGCAGCCTTCTTGCGCTTACGCTCAGCCGTGGGCTTCTCGTAAAACTCGCGGGCGCGCAGATCGGTCAGCAAGCCCAGTTTTTCGATAGTGCGCTTGAAGCGGCGCAGTGCCACATCAAATGGCTCGTTCTCTTTGACGCGAATAGTGGTCATGAAAAGGTAATTCCTTCAAGTAGCGCTCGGTGTTCGCCAGTCACTTTTTAGAACATTGAACTACGTTCTGAAAAGCGTCTGAAACGGCTTATCCGGAAATCCGCCTCAGCACCAAACCAATTTTTATATTGGATCAGTGGCGAATCGACGCGCATGGTTTGCCAGCAAAGACGAAGATTGTAGCCTGAAATTTATCAATTTGACAAATTTGCGTCCAGGGAACGTGCACAAGCTGCTGCACTGGCCCAAGCCCACTGAAAGTTATAGCCGCCCAGCCAGCCGGTGACATCCATCACCTCGCCAATGAAGTAAAGGCCAGGCACCCGTTTGCTCTCCATATTTTGCGAATTCAGCTCGCGGGTATCGACCCCGCCGCGCATCACTTCGGCCTTGCGCCAGCCCTCGCTGCCATTGGGCGTGAGCTGCCAGGCTTGCAGCTGGGTGGCCAGGGTTTGCAGGTCTTTATCCTTGCATTCCGGCATGGGTCGCTGGCTCTGCAGCCCTAAGCGTTCCAGCCAGGCCTGCGCCAGGCGCTGCGGGAACAGGCTTGCCAGCACATTGCCGAGCTGGCGCTTGGAATCGCTTTTGGCAGCCTGCAGCTGCTCGCCCAAATCCGCTTCTGGCGCCAGATCAATCTGCAGTGCCTGGCCTTCTTGCCAGAAGCTGGAGATCTGAAGAATCGCTGGGCCGCTCAAACCGCGGTGGGTGAACAGCAAATCCTCCAGAAAGCGCCCTTGAGTTTTTCCTTTGCCGGTGCTGACCGCGACCGGCAGCGACAAGCCGGACAAGCTGGCGAAGGGCGCCCAGGCCTCGGCGTCAAAGGTCAGCGGCACCAGGGCCGGGCGGGGCTCGACAATTTTGTGGCCGAAACGTTGCGCAAGGCGCATGCCCCAGTCGCTAGCGCCAATCTTCGGCACCGGCAGGCCGCCCGTGGCAACTACCAGGCGCGGTGCCTGCACCGGCCCGCGCGAGGTTTCCAGCTCGAAGCCTCGCTCAGCACTGTGCTGGACGCTGGCCACGGTGCAGGGCTGCCAGCGCTGCACGCCGCCCAGCTCGCATTCGCGCAGCAGCATGGCGATGATTTGCTCGGGCGAGTCGTCGCAAAAGAGCTGGCCTTTGTGCTTTTCGTGAAAGGCGATGCCGTACTTTTGCACCAGGCTGATGAAGTCTTGTGAGCTGTAGCGAGCCAGGGCCGAGCGGCAGAAATTCGGGTTGTCGGACAGAAAGTTGGCCGGGCCGACATCGCGGTTGGTGAAGTTGCAGCGCCCGCCGCCGGAGATGCGGATCTTCTCCGCCACCTTTTCGGCATGGTCGATCAGCAAAACGCGCTGGCCACGTTGCCCAGCCATGCCGGCGCAAAACAAGCCAGCTGCGCCAGCACCCACCACGATCAAGTCAAATTGCATGTTCAAAATTTTTCCGGCAGTTCGCGCAAACCCGTGTTGCGCGGCTCGCTATTGTCCCGCCGAAAGGCTAAACGGCAGTTGGCGCTGGCCGGCCTTGGTCAAGAATGCGCGAATACCCCTTGATTGAGTGGCGGCAAGCCAATCAAACGCGCAAAAAGCTATGCTTTTCGGCCTGCTAACGCCGCATGTTGTGGGTACCATCGACCGCACTGCCAACCTAGGGGGAAAGTGTGCGCTACAGCGCCCTGACTCTTGCTCAGGCAAGTAGAGCGCGTCTACATTCGCTCTGTTGTGATCTGCGATGGCTGCTGATGTGTAGTGCTGCCGCAGGGCTACTTGTTTGTCATGGCTAATTTTCGAGGATTCATGGACATTTCAGCCCTTTCGCGCGATGACACTTCGCCCCCGCCGGGCAGCTTGCAGCAATGGCTTGGTGCGCATGCCGAGCTGGCTCAAGGCGTCGCCGCCGCTTGGGTTGGCTTGATCGAGCCCCTGAACAACTTCGCAGCCGTCAAGTCACTGGTGTCCGGGCGTTATGTTTTTGCAAGCGCGGGCCTGGCGCAGTTGTTTGCACAAGCCACCCTGGTGGGCAGCAATGACAGCGAGCTGATGCGCGCCGAAGAGGCGGTCAGCATCCGCCGGGTCGAACAGGCGGTGATGGCGCAGCAGTCGGTGGTGGTCAGCGAACACAGGCTGGAGCTGGGTGGCCGCCGGCGCGAGTTCACCGTCACGCGCATCGCTCTGAACAAAGACTTCTTGTTGGCGGTGTGGCACGAGCGCACCGAAGAGCGCCACCGCGAGTCGCATTTGCAGCGCGCCTTGCTGCAGATCGAGCAGCAGCAAAAGAATCTGGAACAGGTGCGGCGCGAGTTGCAGCAGGGCAGTGGCCGCGACGATTTGTCGGGCCTCTATCTGCGCGCCCAGTTCGACGACCAGCTGCTGCGTGAAATTGATTTGTCCACCCGCGAGCACCGGGAGTTCGCCCTGGTCATCATCGCGCTGGACCCCTTGCCGGCCAATGTGGAGCAAATCGGCGCTGAGGCCAATGAGCGCCTGCTCGAAGGCATGGGCCGCATGCTGCGCGCCAATACCCGCGCCATGGACGCGGCTTGCCGCATCGGTGAGACGCACTTTGCCGTCTTGCTATCTGGCGTGGGCTTGGCCACCGCGCATGCGCGCATGGAACAGCTGCGGCGCCAATGCGCCACCCAGATCATCGTGACGAACGGGCTCGATATGGGCTTGTCGCTGTCCATGGGGGTATCCAGTTTCCCGCATACCGCGTCTAAGAAGGACGAATTACAGGCAGCTAGCGAGGCGGCGGTGGCCGAGGCCCAGCGGCGCGGCGGCAATCAGGTGGTCTTGGCCTCGATTTCCTTCGAGGCTTGAGCGCTTTTTAGGCCTGCAGGCCTTTGTAAAGCATATAGCTCGCCAGTAGGATGAGCAGTCCGGCAAAAGCGCGTTTGAGCTGCTGCACATTCATGGCGTGGGCGGCGCGCGCGCCCAGCGGCGCCATGCTGACGCTGGCCGAGGCGATCACCAGCAAGGCCGGCAGGTAAAGGTAGCCAAAGGCGCCGGGCAGGGCGCTTGGCAGACTCCAGCCGCTCACCACATAGCCCACGGTATTGGCCAGTGCAATCGGAAAACCGAGTGCGGCGCTGGTGGCAACGGCTTGGTGCATGGCGACATTGCACCAGGTCATGAAGGGCACCGACACAAAGCCGCCGCCCGCCCCCACCAGCCCAGACAAAGTGCCAATGCCGGTGCCGACGCCGATTTGGGCCAAGGTGCCCGGCATCTCACGACTGGGCTTGGGCTTTTTATTGCGCAACATCTGGAAGGCCGAAAAGCCCACGAAGGCCGCGAAAACCAAGGCCAGCGAGCGCCCTTTGAGCAGCGCGAAGATGCCCGCCCCACCGATCAAGCCGCCCAGCAAGATACCGGGTGCCAGGCCGCGCACCAGGTCCCAGCGCACGGCGCCGCGCTTGTGATGCGCACGCACACTCGACAACGAGGTGAACATGATGGTGGCCATGGAGGTGGCGATGGCCATCTTCACAGCCATGCCGGCGTCCACGCCGCGCTGCGACAAAATCCAAGTCAGCCAGGGCACCATCAGCATGCCGCCGCCTATGCCCAGCAAGCCGGCCAGAAAACCCGCGACCAGGCCCAGGGCCAAAAGCTCGACCAGCAGCAAGGGATCGATCATGCGGGACAGTCTTTCAACAGGGTTTGCAGCAGGGCCCAGTCTTGGGGCTCAACTGGCGTGATGGACAGGCGACTACCTGGCTGCAGGATGCGCAGGCCTTGCAGGCGTGGCTCGGAGCGCAAATCCGCTAGGCTCAGCAGCTGGGTCTTGCGCACATAACGCACATCCACATGCAACCAGCGCGGTGCGTCAGGTGAGGACTTGGGGTCGAAGTAGGGGCTGTCGGGTTCGAACTGCGTGGCGTCGACATAGGCCGCGGAGGCCACTTCCGCGAGGCCGGCTATGCCGGGCTTTGGGCATGACGAGTGATAGAACAGCACACCATCGCCGACGCGCATCGCGTCGCGCATGAAATTGCGGGCTTGGTAGTTGCGCACGCCCACCCAAGGCAGCGTCTGTGCCGGCGCTCGTGCCAGATCGTCAATCGAGCACTCGGCGGGCTCGGACTTCATCAACCAGTAGTTCAAGGCCCGGGCTTTGAAAGTTCAGATAGGTGTCCACCGCGAGCCGTGAGCCGCATTCCTGAACCGGAGGTTCAGGTGGGCGAGGTCAGCCAAGCTTCGGGTTCATCTGACGCGAGATGATCACACCTGCAGAGGATATGTTCCAAGCCCGGGCGCAATGCGCATTGGTTCAAGGAAATATAGGACTCACGCAAACGCAGTGGACGGAAGTGATTCTAAGGCCTGCCGGCGAGGCGGCCCCGGCACTCAGATCAAATGCCCGTCATGCCCAAGGGCTTCATCCAGGCGACGCATCAGGCCGGCCAGATCGGGTAAGTCGGGCAAGTTGTTGTCGATGGGCTTCGGGCTGGCGGGCTTGGTCGCCGTGTTGCCGCCTTCGGCCAATTGGTAAGCCAGGTTCAATGCGGCCAGCACCGCAATGCGCTCGCGCGCCTTGACGCGGCCGGAGTCGCGGATGGCGCACATCTCTTTGTCCACCTGGCTAACGGCTTGTCCCAGCGCAGCCTCGCCGCCTTCGGGGCAGCCGAGCAAATAGCTTTGTCCCATGATGGTGACTTCCATCTGCTTCATGGTGCAGGGTTCTTTCCGGAATCGTTGTCGACGGGCAGGCGCTCAAGCAGCGCATCGATGCGGGCGCGGGCCGCGTTCAAGCGCGAGCGCAGGCTGTCGCGCTCCTGGCTCAATTGCTGCACTTGCTCTTGCAGCAAGGCATTGGTGCGTTTCAGTTCATCGTGTCGCAGCAGCAAACGCTCAACGCGTTCCAGCAGGTCGGTCAGGCTTGGCATGGCTTCCCGTGGCTATCTAATCAATCGTTGATTGTAGGCGGCGGCCATGGTCGCACTGGGCGGCCACTGCACAGGCAGCGCACAAAGGCTGCCTGGCCTTGCAGACATAGCGCCCATGCAGGATCAGCCAATGATGGGCATCGACCATGAATTCCGCCGGAATGCGCTTGAGTAGGCCAAGCTCCACCGCCAAGGGCGTTTTGCCGGGCGCCAGGCCGGTGCGATTGCTGACACGGAACAAATGGGTGTCCACGGCCATGGTGGGCTCGCCGAAGGCCACGTTCAACACCACATTGGCGGTCTTGCGGCCCACGCCCGGCAGGCTTTCCAGGGCTTCGCGGGTGCGCGGCACCTGGCCGCCATACTGCTCAAGCAGGATCTGACAGGTGGCAAAGAGGTGCTTGGCCTTGCTGCGGTAGAGGCCGATGGTGCGGATGTAGTCGCTCAAGCCCTCGAGGCCTAAGTCGACAATCTTCTGCGGCGTGTTGGCGACCGGGAACAAGCGCCGCGTCGCCTTGTTGACGCCGACATCGGTCGCCTGGGCGGATAGCAGCACGGCCGCGAGCAGCTCAAACACGCTGGCATATTCGAGCTCGGTCTGCGGCGACGGGTTGGCGGCGCGCAGGGTGTGGAAGAAGGTTTGGATTTGCGCGCTGTTCATGGGGCGGCATTGTCCACTGCCCATCGTTGCCAAAGCTCAGGCATGATGGCGCCCGTTGTCTTGTTGCCTCATCACCGCCCGCATTTTCGCCTCCCATGAACCTGCCTTCCGAGAATCGCTCCGCCGCACGCCCCTGGATTATTTTGTTGGGGCTGTTGCTGCTGCTGCGCTTGTTCAGCCTAGCCACCATGCCGCTGACTGATCACACCGAAGCGCGCTATGCGGAGATTGCCCGCCTGATGGTCAGCCTGGGCGACTGGATCAGCCCGCACATCACGCCCAGCGAGGTGTTTTGGGCCAAGCCGCCGCTGTCCACCTGGGGCCAGGCCTTGTCGATTGAGGTCTTTGGCGTCAGCGAATGGGCGGCACGCCTGCCGGCCGTGGGCTGGAGCGTGCTGAGCCTGGTGGCCCTGGCTTGGATGCTGAGCGCCAGCCTGAGCCGGGTGCAGGTCTGGGCCAGTTTGGGCGTTTTGAGCTTGAGCCCCTTGTTCTTCATCAGTGCCGGCGCGGTGATGACGGACGCCACCCTGGGCGCTTGTGTGATGCTGGTGCAGGCCGCTTGGTGGCGGGTCTTGCAAAGTGAGGGCCAAGCACGTGTTCAGGCCGCCCGCATATTGGGATTTGGCATGGCGCTGGCCTTGCTGACCAAGGGCCCGGCGGCTGCCGTGCTGGCCTTGCTGCCCATCTTGATGCACGCGGGCTGGCGCGGCCATTGGGCGCTGGTGTGGACGGTCTTGCGCATGCCTTCGGTGTGGCTGATCTGCCTAGGGCTCTCGCTGCCCTGGTACATCGTGGCGGAACTCAAAACGCCCGGCTTTTTGCAGTATTTCGTGCTCGGTGAGCATGTGATGCGCTTCTTGCAGCCCGGCTGGAAGGGCGACCGCTACGGCTTCGCCCACGCGCAGCCCCTGGGCATCATCTGGGCATTCACGGCAGTGGCCGCTTTGCCGGCTGTGCTTTTGCTATTGACCCGCCTGCCGCTGCTGCGCCTGCGCCAAGGCAAGGGCGCGGTGCTAGCGCAGTTGCGTAGCTCAGGCGGCGTGGAGCTGGCCTGCTATGCCTTGTGTATCTCCCTGGCGCCGCTGCTTTTGTTCAGCATGGCGCGCAACCTGATCTTCACTTATGCGATGACGGCCTTGCCGGGCCTGGCCATTTTGGCCGTGATGGTTCTGCCGGCGAAGTCCTGGGCGCGCGCCCCGGCCTGGGGCTTGGCCGGGATTTTGGGCCTGGTCTACACCTGGGCCTTCTTCATCAAACTCCCCGAAGTGGGTCGCCAACACTCGGATCTGCCTCTGATTCAGGCTTACCAGGCGGCTTGCCCGACCCAGGATTGCCGCCTGACCTATCAGGCCAAGCCGCCGTATTCGGCCTTTTTCTATACTTCCGGCCGGCTCTATGAAGGCATGCCTGGTCAGCCCGGCGCGGCGGCTTATATCGTCGTGCCGGTGCCGAAAAAATCTTCCCGCCCCAGTGCAGCATTGGCCTGCAACAAGGAACAATGCTTGCTGCGCGACGACGGCGTCGCAGGATCCACACGCTGATGCAACAGACCTACCTTTCGACCTCCAATTTGAACACCTCACTGGCCACCTCACAGGGTGTGGCGGCGCCGGAGCGCGCCCAGCCGGGTCTGCTGTCTGTTGTCTTGCCGGCCTTCAACGAGGCCGCCAATCTGGCCTGGTTTTTGCCCGAGTTGACATCCAAATTGGCCGGTGAGGCGCGGCGGCTGGAATTGTTGGTGGTGGATGACGGCAGCAAGGACGACACCGCCTTGGTGGTGCACAGTTTGATCCAGCAAGGCTTGCCGGTGCGGCTGCTGCGCCTGTCGCGCAATTTCGGCAAAGAGGCCGCGCTTTCGGCTGGCCTGGATGCCGCAGAGGGCGATGTGGTGCTGAGCATGGATGCAGACGGTCAGCATCCGATTGCTACCGTCTTGGCCATGCTGCCGCTGTGGCGCGCTGGTTACGACGTGGTTTACGGCGTGCAGACCGGCCGGCGTGAGTCGCAGTCGGTCGCGCGGCGCAGCTACACCAAGTTCTTCTACTGGTTGATGCAGCGCGATTCGCGCTTTGAGCTGCCTTCGGATGCCGGCGACTTCCGCCTGCTGGACCGCCGCGTGGTCCTGGCCTTGCGCAGCTTGCCCGAGCGGGCGCGTTATATGAAGGGCTTGTTCGCCTGGGTGGGCTTCAAGTCCAAGGCGATTGAGTTCGTGCCGGATGCGCGCGCGCATGGCGAGACCAGTTTCAATTTCATGCGCCTCTTGTCGCTGGCGGTGGTGGGGCTCACGGCCTTCAGCAAAGTGCCGCTGCGCATGGTGTCGCTGCTGGGCATGGTGGTTTCGGTGTTCTCGGTGTTCTTTGCCTTCTGGATCATTCTGGAGAAGGTGTTTCTGGGCAATCCGGTCTCGGGCTTTGCCACTTTGGCGGCATCGATCACCTTTCTGGCCGGTGTGCAGCTGGTTTGCTTGGGCATCATTGCGGAGTACCTGGGCCGCGTGTTCGACGAGGTCAAGCAGCGCCCGCTCTACCTGGTGCAGGAGCTGACACCGCCCTTGAGCGGGCCGGAGGAGTTGTGAGTTCGCTGCTCTGGTTCGGCCTGGTTGGAGCCAGCGCGGCGGCGGTGCATTTCTCGGTCGTCTGGCTTCTGGTCTCGCAGTGGCAATTGCCCGCTCTGGCGGCAAATGTGGCCGGTTTTCTGATCGCGTTTGGCGTCAGCTTCCTGGGCCATCACCGGCTCAGCTTTGCGGCGCAGCAGGCCACGGTGAAATCGGCTTTGCCGCGTTTTGCCCTAGTGGCGGTGCTGGGTTTTGTCTGCAATGAACTGCTTTACGCCGTGCTGCTGGGCATGGGCCTGGAGTACCGCCTGGCGCTGTTGATCGTCTTGGTGGCGGTGGCCGTGATGACCTGGGTTTTGAGCCGCTTCTGGGCCTTTCGCAACAGGCTGGCGGCAGGATGAGCGCCAAGCGAATTCAGATCTGCGCAGATGACTTTGGCTTTGATGATGCCGTCAGCCAAGGCATTCTGGAATGCATAGACGCCGGCCGGCTGAGCGCCACCAGTTGCATGGTCTTGTCGCCCGCCTGGCCGACCTGGGCCGGCGCCTTGCGTGAGCGGCAGGGCGCCGCCGACTACGGCCTGCATCTGGATGTGAACGAGTTTGCACCCTATGCCCCGGGTCGCGGCCTGTCGGTTTGGATCCGACTGAGTTATTTCCGCCAGTTGCCGCGCGGGGCGGTGCGGGATTGGATTGCCAACCAGCTCGATGCCTTTGAGGCGCATATGAAGCAGGCGCCCAGCTATGTGGACGGGCACCAGCATGTGCACCAATTGCCGGTGATTCGTGAGGAATTGCTGTCAGCCTTGACGACGCGTTATGGCCAGGCTTGCGCTCTGCGCTCGACCCGCAACCAGACTTGGCGCGGGACTAAGGCCGCCGTGATTGCAGGCCTGGGCGCTGCAGCGCTGCGGCGCGGGGCGCGCCGGGCAGGGCTGCGCTGCAATACCGACTTCGCGGGCGTTTACGGCTTTGACGAAAAGATCAGCTTCGCCGAGTTGGTGGCGGGCTGGTTGGCTTCACTGCCTGATGGCGGTTTGATGATGACGCACCCCGGACGCGCTGGCGGCACCCAAACCCGGCCCGACCCGATCCGTGCCGCGCGGATGCGCGAGCGTCAGTTCTGGCTCAGCAGCGAGGCCGGCGAATTGCTGGCCAGCCTGGGCGTGCAACTGGGCATGAGCGAGGATTGGCCGCAGGCCTGATTGCGCCCGCCTTGCCGCGCTGAATCGCCCTCAGCCGCCCTGGCGCTGTGCCCTGGCCCGGGCCAATGCAGCTTCGATGACGGCGCGCTTGCGCTCCAGATCGCTGGGAGCGGTGAGTTTGGAGGCGGCGGCCAAATCGGCCAGCTTGGCTTCGGCCTTGGCTTGCAGGCGCAGGCTGTTTTCGCCCGGCTCGCGCGCCATGCGCTTGAGGTGGAAGTCGTGGCGTTGGCGGGCATGTTCGGCCCGGGGCGCACTCCAGGCGGCCCAAGCGGTTTGTTCGCCGCTGACATTGACCATGCTGATGCAGTCCACCGGGCAGGCTGGAATGCAAAGCTCGCAGCCCGTGCACTGGGCATCGACGATCAGATGCATGGCCTTGGGCGCGCCGACGATGCAGTCCACCGGGCAAGCTTTGATGCACAAGGTGCAGCCAATGCACCAGGCTTCGTCAATGACGGCCAGCAGGCGCGGGCCTTCGCTGCCAAAGTCCGGGTTGAGGGGCAGGGCGGGGCGCCCGGTCAGCGCGGCCAGACGCGCCACACCTTCGGCGCCGCCCGGCGGGCATTGGTTGAT is a window of Paucibacter sp. KCTC 42545 DNA encoding:
- a CDS encoding GtrA family protein codes for the protein MSSLLWFGLVGASAAAVHFSVVWLLVSQWQLPALAANVAGFLIAFGVSFLGHHRLSFAAQQATVKSALPRFALVAVLGFVCNELLYAVLLGMGLEYRLALLIVLVAVAVMTWVLSRFWAFRNRLAAG
- a CDS encoding ArnT family glycosyltransferase, which encodes MNLPSENRSAARPWIILLGLLLLLRLFSLATMPLTDHTEARYAEIARLMVSLGDWISPHITPSEVFWAKPPLSTWGQALSIEVFGVSEWAARLPAVGWSVLSLVALAWMLSASLSRVQVWASLGVLSLSPLFFISAGAVMTDATLGACVMLVQAAWWRVLQSEGQARVQAARILGFGMALALLTKGPAAAVLALLPILMHAGWRGHWALVWTVLRMPSVWLICLGLSLPWYIVAELKTPGFLQYFVLGEHVMRFLQPGWKGDRYGFAHAQPLGIIWAFTAVAALPAVLLLLTRLPLLRLRQGKGAVLAQLRSSGGVELACYALCISLAPLLLFSMARNLIFTYAMTALPGLAILAVMVLPAKSWARAPAWGLAGILGLVYTWAFFIKLPEVGRQHSDLPLIQAYQAACPTQDCRLTYQAKPPYSAFFYTSGRLYEGMPGQPGAAAYIVVPVPKKSSRPSAALACNKEQCLLRDDGVAGSTR
- a CDS encoding ChbG/HpnK family deacetylase; translated protein: MSAKRIQICADDFGFDDAVSQGILECIDAGRLSATSCMVLSPAWPTWAGALRERQGAADYGLHLDVNEFAPYAPGRGLSVWIRLSYFRQLPRGAVRDWIANQLDAFEAHMKQAPSYVDGHQHVHQLPVIREELLSALTTRYGQACALRSTRNQTWRGTKAAVIAGLGAAALRRGARRAGLRCNTDFAGVYGFDEKISFAELVAGWLASLPDGGLMMTHPGRAGGTQTRPDPIRAARMRERQFWLSSEAGELLASLGVQLGMSEDWPQA
- a CDS encoding glycosyltransferase family 2 protein, with the protein product MQQTYLSTSNLNTSLATSQGVAAPERAQPGLLSVVLPAFNEAANLAWFLPELTSKLAGEARRLELLVVDDGSKDDTALVVHSLIQQGLPVRLLRLSRNFGKEAALSAGLDAAEGDVVLSMDADGQHPIATVLAMLPLWRAGYDVVYGVQTGRRESQSVARRSYTKFFYWLMQRDSRFELPSDAGDFRLLDRRVVLALRSLPERARYMKGLFAWVGFKSKAIEFVPDARAHGETSFNFMRLLSLAVVGLTAFSKVPLRMVSLLGMVVSVFSVFFAFWIILEKVFLGNPVSGFATLAASITFLAGVQLVCLGIIAEYLGRVFDEVKQRPLYLVQELTPPLSGPEEL
- the rsxB gene encoding electron transport complex subunit RsxB yields the protein MTLTLTERIDAALPQTQCTRCGYPDCRSYAQAVAEGSAEINQCPPGGAEGVARLAALTGRPALPLNPDFGSEGPRLLAVIDEAWCIGCTLCIKACPVDCIVGAPKAMHLIVDAQCTGCELCIPACPVDCISMVNVSGEQTAWAAWSAPRAEHARQRHDFHLKRMAREPGENSLRLQAKAEAKLADLAAASKLTAPSDLERKRAVIEAALARARAQRQGG